GTGCACTAGTGCGCTGGGGGGCGTACTCGGGCTCGAGTTCGGCTTGAGTCTTCAAGTGTTGTGAGGAGGTGCTTATTTTTGCGTCCCCTGGGTTTTGAACCCAGGTCAAAAGAGTGGTAAGTGAGAACTCCTACCACTACAccatcaaatatttcttaacaATATTTGCTCTCATTCTCTATTAATAGAGGTTATTCAGAATTTATTCATCTTTTGCGCCGAAttctttcattcattttgaGAAATTCGACGTCATCTTCAAGAGATAAGATTCCCCATAAACAATTCTTACATTTGGTAATGGAGCCCCCCAAGATTTTGGAGAGGGTGAAGCGgcgcaatttttttttaaggacgTAGCCTCTTGGGGTGATTTTTTCACCATCCATTAGGTTGAAATTTTTGTACGTAACTCGATAGTATTCCATATTCATAAATGTAGTCACTACACTTATGTTGTTTTGTTCTCTTATAATTTGTATTCATTAGATGTTGCCTCTAGGGATGTTTTTGCTCAAGCCCCATAGTTAGGTTTTACCAAATTCGAAAAGGGGAGCAAAATTTTCCGattccaatatttttaagagGGGACCTTGCCTCAAGAATTCGATAAAGGGACGTTGCCTCAAAGGATACTTCATGTCCCGGAGTCGATTTTTCACCAACTTCAAAGGGATGTAAAGTTTCTGGAGCGACATTATTGATGATGATCTCAATGAAAGTTCCATTTAGGGGGTCCCGGGACAATAGCGACTTTTGTCTATATGACAATGACGATTTTTGCCTCTAAGGTCCTCGTGAAACTTCAAGGATCTCTATGTCTAAATTTGTTTCGTTTGTTGGGACGACGACAAGAAAACCAACttcattacttaaaattcAGAATACAAAGTTttaggaaaaatcaaaagggGAGAAGGATATGTCGAGCTACTACTCGAGTTTTCTCCTATTACAAGTGACtagtcaaaaaataattttttccgcTACGTGAAATTTGAGTTCCTCCTTCATGGCTTGTTGATCTTTTTGAGTTCACGGGATGACTCCTGCGGTGGGATAGTTATCCTCACGAGGAGTTTGCACATTCGACCCACGGTCAAATTGGCGTCCTTGTGCATAGTGGTTGACATATTCCTTTAAGTGTCCCTGCtggatcaatttttctatctcattctTCAGGTGATGGCATTCCTCCGTCGTATGTCCCTTGTCTCGGTGAAAGCGACAATATTTGTCGGATTTGAGTCTCTTGGggttatctttcatctttgtCGGCCATTGATTAATTAGCCCTTGCTAGTCCGCCACCATTAATATCTCCCCCCTGGGAGCATTCAAAGGGGTATAGTGAGCGAACCCCGCCGGAGGTACATGCTTGcgttcctctttctttttcggctctttttcctcttcccaGCCCTTCCTTTTGCCGCTAAGGGAAGGATCCAAAGCATTAGACTCCTCAATCCGGATGTATTTCTGGAAGCGCACGAGTAAATCTTCCATAGTGCTAGAGGGCTTGCCAGCTATAGACTCTTTGAATCTTCCCGATTGTAGATTATGTTGGACAATACTGGCTAACAACTCTTGATTAACATGGGGAACTTCATGTACTGCGTCCACGAATCTTTGGATGTAGTCTCTCAAAGTTTCGCCCTCCCTTTGGCGAATGGTGAATGGAGATGCAGCCATTTTCGGAACTTTTTTGTTCATGGAGAAGTGATGCAAGAAATGTTGAACCAATTGCTCGAGGCTAGAAATAGTTCCAGCGGGCAGTTGGTTGAACCAGGCTAACGCACGTTTCGACAGCATAGTGCGGAAGATCTTGCAGTAAGCGGCGTCACTCAGATCGTACCAATCAATCTTGGCGTAAAATTTGTCTAAGTGTTCTTGTGGGTCTCCCGTTCCATCATACTCCGATAGATTCGACACCTTGAGACCAGCTGGGAGCGCCTCGGCCAGAATGTTGGAGGCAAATGGGCTCCGTCTTGGAGGTGCCACAGCCAATGGCAAGTAGGAATTCTCGGCTCTCCGAGTTGGTGGGGGAGCGGAAGATTCTCGATTATGGAGATTCCGATCTTGAGTTTGTGCAACTTCAGGTCTGGAGATCTGACTGTTTACTTCTTCTCGCCTCTGCTCCTCCTTCTCGGGAGTCGAAGATAGTTCTCGACTTCTACAAGGGGAAGGAGGGGGCGGGTTCACTGGTTGTTGCGCCACAAATTGGGCCACGGCTTGAGCCGCAGCTCGAGTAGACACATCTCGTATCAAGGCTAGCAAGGCCTCCTGTGTCAGCTGAATCATCGGTTCATGGGATGGAGCATCCGGGGGGATTACGATGATTGGGGGCACGGCCGAAGATTGTTGATGCGACGAGGGGACTCCCCCATTGAGGGGTGCCTGCTCATGCATCAGGGGGGTTACCTCCTGAGGAACTGACTGTTCGCCAGGCGGGTTCTGTTCCATTCCGTTTACTTGGGCTTCTCGGATTACGTCTAGATCATGTACGTCACGGGCTCGAGACCTAGTCTGCATGCTCAGCGTCGAGGTAAAATGTTTCCCACAAACGGCGCCAATAATGTGGTTgaggtttttttgctaaaGGATAAAATCGGGATTTTTACTACGACGCAATTGCACATCaggtgaaatgcaattttcgaAAAGGGGTGCTGATTTCAAGAGAGATGGGTctaatcaatgaatagtaacccttataaaaaattaatattttggtatttataggggtgttggaaattatatggtgtggtgagttatatatatttaagatgTGCCTCATACatatcaaattacttttttacccttacaatttaatattttttattaatgtacatCAACGTGcatatattaagtaattttttatactttaaaatatatcataaataagataaatatataaattattgtattactttaataaaaaagagataataaaatagaacttatcaattaatgcaaattttaaaaaatttagtaagttagttattttatcttgaagaacattttttacttcacaaaaaattggtacgaCGGGATCATTAACCGccatttataaatttggaagaaatttctttttttatattagtataaataaagtGATGCAGACCCCATATTAATATGGTCCAAATGTAAAAAAGTGCAACTAGCATAACAATAAGCGTGatcatattaatatcttatagCTATAAAACATTCGATTTAGCTATAactattatataaatgatgAACCCGTTACTATAATCCtacaaaatatagaatagACTGAATCACTTGTCGTAATCAATCTATTACAAGAAGTGATCTGCGTTTAAAAATGGACATGAGACGTATTTTACGAGAAGTGGCAGTCCGTTGGATTTGAATTAGCAGAGGCATATGCAATTAAAGGCAATGTTCTGCGGACAAGGACGATGAGTCTCTGCTGTTTCATTGGAGAAGCCCATAAATGTTGATGTTGAAATACGTTAGTATTAAGACACAAGAAACAGATTGGGCCAATGTTCTGCCCAATAGGCTGCGAAATACATCCTATCTCGGATCTCTCATTAATAATTCTGATCCGCTGTTCGCTTAAGCCCAAATTTATTGCACGCTTCACTCCATGTAAATCTTTAATCGTAgtagttttttaaatattatggtaaaaagatttaatataattatgaatacctcttgttgtttagaaaattttgaataatcaattcatttcatattaaatattaatataagcagttaacttaaaaaatttgtagTTTCTTGAATAATGTAATCATTGGTAtgttatgaatttgaaatatatatatatatatataagagacaATTTCACTGTCCTTCTTtgagtaaaatttatatttattttcgattaacttattactaatttattacaaatcaaataattttttttatgaccaaatcatctttatacatcttcatatattactgtatgtgaagaggtatatcTTTATCTTTATAGGAGTAGTTTagtcacaaaaaaattgtttgacttgCAGTTAgctagtaataagtcaattgagagtaaatatcaatttttatttagttttacttcttttttttttgttaatatcacaAATTCAGTGAGTTTTAACTAATTgagaaacttatttgttaagtGAAAATAAACCTTAGAAATATTAGAtacaactttttaaattatataaatctacatataattatatcgaaTTTGAAGGatggagagtgtaattattcccaAATATAGCAATCAATCAACATTAACCCCTCAAGTGAAAAAGAATGTGGAGAACAAAATTTGAAGTAGGTATGGTATGATATGATCAGGTCAGAACATATATTACTTCTGCAATTGGTTCACTTTCTTTGTACTTGAAAAAGAATCCACACAGACAACAGCTATTCCCCGGCAGCTCCCTCTTCCCTTCTTCCCTCCAATCACATTTCTGTCAGCCTAAAACAAAGATCAAGAAACTAAGACTTGGGCAATGATccaaattgataattaatgaaCATGAGGCATTGATAGAGAAAgcagagagagagtgagaagCATAGAGATTTGAAGAGGATTAATTTTGGGTTGGTAAGAAAAAGGCAGGGGGAAttgggtggggtgggggggggttGGGCAATGTATAACCGCTGCCTGAGCTGCAACCACACGCGTACCAAAACCCATGTCCTTAAGCTCAACCTCAGCCTTGGTCAGACTTATGCCCTCCCTTAATTACGAGCTTATCTTTGGCTTCATCTGTAGcttttttgagtttttaaCACCAAACTATTCTTTTGTCATTTCCCACTTTAACATaacctctctctttctctctccccTCCATTTACTCGTCTTTGCCCGCCAACtactttcttcttgtttgtCAGTCTCCGGCAAcacttttttgttctttcttggTTTTCCGGCGAGTATTTGGCCGCGGGAGGTGAGTTCATGTGGCCAGAGAAGGTGATTCCCGGCGTCAATGGAGTTCATGGGAGGGGGTATCCCGTTCCACTGGCCTCCCATGAAGACGTGGTCAAGGATCGGACTCTCTTCATGAACACACTCAGAAGCTTTCACTTTTCTCTGGGCTCTAAATTTCTGTAcgtctatatatattttacccctcattttTTGGTGACAATCATGTTATGATATTGTAAGCATTTGAACAAGATTTTCATTTGGTATTTCTTtgtctattttcttttgtaatttaaatcttttgacatatataatttatttattttttgggtgaaGGGTTCCTGTGATTGGAGGGAAGGAACTCAATCTGCATGTACTCTATGTGGAGGTCACCAGAAGGGGCGGCTACGATAAggtttcataatttaaatatgtcgacatatatatatatatatatatatatatgtctgtgtgtgtttgtgtgtttcTCTTGctatttatttgttatcttCAATGATAAACGATTTTGGTCCCAAAAAATAAAGGTggtaaatgagaaaaaatggaGAGAAATCAGTTCAGTGTTTGATTTCTCTCCCACAACAACCAGCGCTTCGTACGCGTTAAGGAAGCACTACTTCACTCTCCTCCATCTTTACGAGCTCGTTTACTTCTTCAGGCTCCAACCTTCCTTCCTTAATCATTCAGGTCcataactctctctctctctctctctctcttgttttgcatttttttctgcTCCCCATTCTGcattgttttgattttctaatAACGTGattgattgtttttttaattatacactaATCACACACTATAAGTTAAGTGTATACActtgctatataattaatttaaggagtTTCCTTTCTTTTGAATATCTTTGTGCCTTTTTTTGGCTTTGTTAAGAGATGAAAACATAGAGTTcaggtgtatatatatgtgtatgtatatgaaTGTTTGCATTCATACTAATATACATAGGCTGCTTGGGTGTTTTCTTGTGGACCCAAAAATAGGACAAGGCCCAACTTGCAAGGGGATAATTTGTCCAAGACTAGTAGGAGGATATTGTCCAGAGTAGAAAATGTTGGACCTTCAAACATATATGTTATGCAGAGGAGAGCATTAATTGAAATGCTAAGttgatgataataaattatgaaataggAACCACACATCATTTAATTTCTCTGCCACAAACGTTATTGTTCTACTCCCATGTTGGGTAATGGCAATTTGGCAATTTTCGGCTTACTAGATTGCtatgttctttattttctacgtatttaatttttgatgtGGATGTAATTCTTTTCATGGTACCACGGGCTGAGGAGGTCCACAaatctattcttttttctagttAATAATCCAACAAATCTATCAGGATGTGATTCGTAGGTTGTGTGAACTGTACTATGGGTGCCTACAGAGACCGAGTTATGTGCATTGGCATGCATGTAACTTAAAAGATGGAAtacgaaattttaaaataagagatCCAAACTGATGATTTTTATTCTGTTGCAATAAAACTACATATGATCATTATCgtacatgattttatttccTATAGGCCATTCCTTCCAAGCTATAGGAACCATCGACGCTAAATTCGACTGTGGTTACTTGGTCTCGGTCAGATTGGGGAACGAGACACTGAACGGTGTGCTTTACCATCCGGCGGGCTATCCTCCTCCTGCTTCGACCCATCAACCATGCAATGTGATCGTTCCTTACACCCCACAGTTTCATCAGCAGGGTCGTCGGGCTAGAAGAAGGAGGGCGGGTGATCCAGGCCGCCCCAAGCCCAACCGGAGTGGGTACAACTTCTTTTTTGCGGAAAAGCATTCAACGCTCAAATCTCTATACCCGAACAGAGAGAGGGAGTTCACAAAAATGATAGGGGAGTCCTGGAATAATCTGCCCCCTGAAGAAAGAGAGGTAAGTATACAGAAAATACCATTCTTGTGCGATCACTTTCTTCAAGTTTTTGGATTTCCTAAGTTGTTTGATATTTGCAGGTTTATCAGAGCTATGGGTTGAAGGATAAGGAAAGGTATCAGAAAGAACTGAAAGAGTACAAGGAGAGACTGAAGGTGTTGAACTCCAGCATGATTATGCGCAGGGAATAGCAAATTCAAGGGGATTTTCATTCAGACTTCAATAGAATTTATGCCTACAACTGAGAAGCTTCTGCATTCTCtcctcaaattttctttttgtttctcccTTCTCCCCTCTCCTAATGCAGTTGTTGcagtaatattttgatttacaGAGGCTTTGTTCCTTACTTTCATCGGTGCAGTGAGCTAATTTGCAAGGTTTACTTCCAGTACATTGCACAGAGCTTACCCTCACAATCCGAGCGTCATTAGTGAAGTCCAGCATATTGCCAATTAGATGCCAAAGTGACATTTGACATCACGAGGAACACATCAACATAATAAGAGCATTAGgataaatatttgagaaaaatgtgctgaattatatttatgccGACAGTTACATCATTCAAGAAAATCGAGCACAAACACATAGaaacacacacatgcatgTGTGTGCTCGGGCACAGAGGTAGATAGATTTATAGATATTAGAGATAGGAGAAAGAAGGGGAATAAATTTGGgcaaaattagtatatattctGCAATTCCTAGACAAAGTGGCACTTGTTTTGCAATTTGCagaaaacagagaaaaagaTATTCTACAGAAAGTGCAGCAATGAAACTGGAAAGCCAGAATTACAGAACTAATACATCTAGTCCAGGTATACATTCCGAATTTGTTAACTTTTACTTCTCTAAAAAGCATAAAAGATGCAAAAGTTTAGAGAGGCAATTAATTGGCCACATCTGTTAGTAATTACAATCGGTTACCCAAATTGAGGTGTGCCGGATTTCTTGTTCAAGCTTTTCTGTTTAGACCATGAAAGAATCGGTGCTTTCTCCTCCTAGAATGCTTTCGAGAAGCTCTTGCAACAACATAAGGAACGAATTGCACCTGCAGTTTATGAAAACTTTCACATGCCCAACTCTCACAAAATCTTCAGAAAATCCCATAAAGAACAATGTTCTATGAAGAAAATAGGTGAACAGAGTGGCAAGTAATATGGCATCAATTCTTGACAAAGAAAATGAGCACTTCAGCGAACTTGTTATACATTTATGATGGCTTTGCTTGGAACTAAACTACCGTATTACCAATCAACACAATTTCAGCAGTGCTTTGAGACAAACTACCCTATCATTGTTGAACTCAAGATCACCTCAGCGTAATGCTGCTATATCACCCATGGATTGAATTATAAAGGAATCAACTTTTGTCATCACTGGTGGTTGAAAAAGTAGATTATAGTCACAGCACAATCAGATATCACCAAGCGATAAAAGGTTTTAACTTTAGTATGATCAATCTCTCATGCAAGCAGAAGCTATACAAATCTCACATGTTGAAAATTATTTGCAGCTAATAGGCTTTTCATATGAAGGTGAAATCCGACAGCTAGAACAGAACTACCTGAGAGTTGTTCCTCACTCCGTAATGCTGAAGTGCAGCATTGTCATCAAGTAGCTTCTCATTGAGGTATGAAAGGCAAAAGTTTGCCCATACATGTTTCCTGCAAATCATAGGCAACTCTTATGGATAGCTTGAATGTGATAACAACATTAGCCGCAACATTTTACAATAGTTCTCAGCAATTGGATTTCAGGAAAATGTCTCCGTTGCAATGAATGCATGTTTTGAACATACCAAGAAATGTGACGATGACCCATCCGTGACTCCTCCATGTCATTCACT
The window above is part of the Sesamum indicum cultivar Zhongzhi No. 13 linkage group LG7, S_indicum_v1.0, whole genome shotgun sequence genome. Proteins encoded here:
- the LOC105165948 gene encoding high mobility group B protein 9; the encoded protein is MWPEKVIPGVNGVHGRGYPVPLASHEDVVKDRTLFMNTLRSFHFSLGSKFLVPVIGGKELNLHVLYVEVTRRGGYDKVVNEKKWREISSVFDFSPTTTSASYALRKHYFTLLHLYELVYFFRLQPSFLNHSGHSFQAIGTIDAKFDCGYLVSVRLGNETLNGVLYHPAGYPPPASTHQPCNVIVPYTPQFHQQGRRARRRRAGDPGRPKPNRSGYNFFFAEKHSTLKSLYPNREREFTKMIGESWNNLPPEEREVYQSYGLKDKERYQKELKEYKERLKVLNSSMIMRRE